Proteins from a genomic interval of Sphingobacterium sp. SYP-B4668:
- a CDS encoding PepSY-associated TM helix domain-containing protein, which translates to MLKKLNAWLHLWLGIITGIPVVLISITGCVLVFEQEIRQWTTSYIRIEEKTAEEQLPPSALFKSVQNTFPEKEIGSFWYYGLDKSVKVSLNHSDTIVYVNPYNAQVLAAVDHEDFFHFIDEGHRHLWFPSKIGRKVVGYSTLIFFSLLITGLILWWPKKWTKRATKQSFFINWKARFKRINYDLHNVLGFYALLIATVMAVTGLVMSFPWARQSVVWLSGGYPPRAKMEIPKDTKEEEFTFTEREDLEKADYIWHTVRKEIAQYNKEAVIVHIPEGEDETIYACTDMHLGSWRDLSFDRKTLALTARTQKPMAAANPTEWLMRNNYALHTGFIGGMTTKVLYFLASLICATLPLTGFYIWWGKKNKNKTSKKYRKRKDPLGKTPIALT; encoded by the coding sequence ATGCTCAAAAAACTCAATGCATGGCTACATCTCTGGCTAGGCATCATTACTGGAATACCCGTTGTACTGATTAGTATTACGGGATGTGTGCTTGTCTTTGAACAAGAAATCAGGCAATGGACCACAAGCTATATTAGGATTGAAGAAAAAACGGCTGAGGAACAACTTCCGCCTTCCGCACTTTTTAAGAGTGTGCAGAATACCTTTCCTGAGAAAGAAATAGGAAGCTTTTGGTATTATGGTTTGGACAAATCTGTAAAAGTAAGTCTGAATCACAGTGACACAATTGTATATGTAAATCCCTACAACGCACAAGTATTGGCTGCTGTTGACCACGAGGATTTCTTCCATTTTATTGATGAGGGTCATCGGCATCTTTGGTTTCCGAGCAAAATTGGCAGAAAAGTAGTCGGTTACAGTACGTTGATTTTCTTTTCTTTACTCATCACAGGGCTTATCTTATGGTGGCCTAAAAAGTGGACGAAACGTGCAACAAAGCAGAGCTTCTTTATCAATTGGAAAGCCCGGTTTAAAAGGATTAACTACGATCTCCACAATGTGTTAGGATTCTATGCTCTTTTGATTGCTACGGTAATGGCTGTCACGGGACTTGTCATGAGCTTTCCTTGGGCGAGACAATCCGTCGTGTGGTTAAGTGGGGGCTATCCTCCTCGCGCAAAAATGGAAATACCAAAAGATACGAAAGAAGAGGAATTTACCTTTACGGAGCGTGAGGATCTAGAAAAAGCAGATTACATCTGGCACACTGTCCGTAAGGAGATTGCACAATACAATAAAGAAGCTGTTATCGTTCATATTCCAGAAGGTGAAGATGAGACAATATATGCCTGCACAGATATGCATCTAGGCAGTTGGCGGGATTTGTCGTTTGACCGTAAAACGTTAGCGCTTACCGCCCGAACACAAAAACCTATGGCAGCAGCTAATCCTACAGAATGGCTCATGCGTAATAACTACGCGTTGCATACAGGATTTATCGGTGGAATGACCACTAAGGTACTTTACTTCTTAGCGAGTCTGATCTGTGCGACACTTCCCCTCACAGGATTCTATATTTGGTGGGGTAAGAAAAATAAAAACAAGACCTCAAAAAAATATAGGAAAAGAAAAGATCCTTTAGGAAAAACACCAATAGCACTGACCTAA
- a CDS encoding DUF4374 domain-containing protein, whose translation MNKLNTLKCLAFLIGAVAITSCSKDNPAGKDQEPIDQGKEKFVFVVSGQGSSETGGTGTYVVSTDDVSKGSLSLAGNGLASKEFSFAFQNNHLFGLVYGGQGEVTPYKVDNSGKLVRLEDETVNALVAGVYGTYGDKNIVMGTTTRSLSNPIATLTNYDAENFQIAGKNTVDLSKVLGGKRMAIWTGLFQVGSKIYIPFQSGDGSNNWGGDFTTIDTTYIGVFSYPDLKFEKTIKDGRGSHIGNWFSQQGIAEAADGYAYAWFTADAEEIKTKNHSGFLRVNKETNEFDKGYYFDVEALGNGKIARGSYLKGSKFLMTVYDKGSTAEGIGGGNVKLYIVDIQAKTMTAVNGVPVHEQFGYNNKVHVDKDGKKAYYVLQDPTDKQFYVYVIDTEKATGTKGLQFLGVSDVTAISKLNY comes from the coding sequence ATGAACAAATTGAATACGTTAAAATGCCTAGCATTTTTAATCGGTGCTGTAGCTATCACATCTTGTAGTAAAGACAATCCTGCGGGTAAAGATCAAGAGCCAATTGACCAAGGTAAAGAGAAATTTGTCTTTGTAGTATCTGGACAAGGATCTTCCGAAACGGGTGGTACTGGCACATACGTAGTATCAACGGATGATGTATCTAAAGGCTCGTTAAGCCTAGCCGGGAATGGACTTGCTTCTAAAGAGTTCTCTTTTGCTTTCCAAAATAACCATCTATTTGGCCTGGTATATGGTGGCCAAGGTGAGGTCACTCCATATAAAGTGGACAACAGTGGCAAACTGGTCCGCTTGGAAGATGAAACTGTCAATGCGTTGGTAGCGGGAGTCTATGGAACCTATGGTGACAAAAACATTGTCATGGGAACAACAACTCGTAGTCTAAGCAATCCTATCGCGACATTAACCAATTATGATGCTGAAAACTTTCAAATTGCAGGCAAGAATACAGTGGATCTGTCGAAGGTATTGGGTGGAAAACGCATGGCGATATGGACTGGATTGTTCCAAGTGGGATCAAAGATTTATATTCCTTTTCAATCTGGGGATGGTTCCAATAATTGGGGAGGAGACTTCACGACTATTGACACCACATATATCGGGGTATTCTCTTATCCAGATTTAAAATTTGAGAAAACCATCAAAGACGGTCGTGGTAGCCATATTGGCAATTGGTTCAGCCAACAAGGTATTGCAGAGGCTGCTGATGGTTATGCATATGCTTGGTTTACGGCTGATGCCGAAGAAATCAAAACAAAAAATCATTCTGGTTTTTTACGCGTCAACAAAGAAACCAATGAATTTGATAAAGGTTACTATTTCGATGTTGAAGCACTGGGTAATGGAAAAATAGCGAGGGGCAGCTACTTAAAAGGAAGCAAATTCTTGATGACGGTATATGACAAAGGTTCTACCGCTGAAGGGATTGGTGGCGGAAATGTTAAGTTATACATCGTGGATATCCAAGCCAAAACCATGACAGCTGTAAACGGTGTCCCGGTGCACGAACAATTTGGATATAACAACAAGGTACATGTTGACAAAGATGGTAAAAAAGCATATTACGTACTCCAAGACCCAACAGACAAGCAATTCTACGTCTATGTGATTGATACAGAAAAGGCTACAGGAACAAAAGGTCTACAGTTCTTGGGCGTATCTGATGTCACGGCAATCAGCAAGCTTAACTACTAA